The Porites lutea chromosome 4, jaPorLute2.1, whole genome shotgun sequence genome contains a region encoding:
- the LOC140935295 gene encoding C-type lectin 1-like has translation MIWRRWFSVVRFTFTIVSLSWRAFSIQCKMGWQEWNQACYNLTKDFTPFSNASSICRQSGAELVSIASLQENEFVHNISEGEDVFIGLRATNANDSFVWSDGSTFDYSRWEDGEPNGDCGVDGCCVSLVEPTGRWNDTPCEMWHPFVCKFTSSQPKLRPDKNALKKEQNFIIHEQKSLAHHVIYKQSLSSLIHCALMCTNSPFCKSVNFISEQGGNFGECQLNDATAEDFPFHLMRVSNSVYSVVYSS, from the exons ATGATTTGGAGAAGGTGGTTTTCGGTAGTTCGTTTCACATTTACAA ttgtttcacTGTCTTGGCGCGCTTTTTCAATCCAGTGTAAAATGGGATGGCAAGAATGGAACCAGGCGTGCTACAACTTAACCAAAGATTTTACACCATTCTCCAACGCCTCCTCCATTTGTAGGCAGAGTGGCGCTGAATTGGTGTCCATTGCAAGTCTCCAAGAAAACGAATTCGTCCACAATATATCCGAAGGAGAGGACGTTTTCATTGGTCTCCGTGCTACAAATGCCAATGACAGCTTTGTCTGGTCGGATGGCAGCACTTTTGATTACAGTAGGTGGGAAGACGGAGAACCTAACGGCGATTGTGGAGTAGACGGCTGTTGCGTTAGCCTCGTGGAACCTACCGGCAGGTGGAATGACACACCATGTGAGATGTGGCATCCGTTTGTGTGTAAATTCACAAGCTCGCAACCAAAACTGCGGCCAG acaaaaatgcactgaaaaaagAACAGAACTTCATCATACACGAGCAGAAAAGTCTGGCACATCACGTGATCTACAAACAATCCTTGTCGTCTTTAATTCACTGTGCGCTGATGTGCACCAACTCGCCATTTTGTAAATCGGTCAACTTCATATCAGAGCAAGGAGGAAATTTTGGCGAATGTCAACTCAATGACGCTACAGCAGAAGACTTTCCATTCCATCTGATGCGAGTTTCTAACTCAGTGTATTCTGTTGTGTATAGCTCATGA
- the LOC140935294 gene encoding tetratricopeptide repeat protein 33-like, translating to MATTFGWKRKCPQNLARKRAALFDESNQIPNEDDNEPFEEDWRVLLVKRGVLGIEDSVLKSKRLQDEGVALAEQQRYWEAISRWNEAISLTPKNEKLYEMKSQVLLELHELFPAIQAAEKAVSLNPHWFVAHQTLGRAQMGFGDTEMGVKSFSRAVHLQPDDLEMWTEDLHWAWKLRDQKRQQDKEKLDSISTQHSKELSELYAADLDTETEKDEFVKKQTASRKNL from the exons ATGGCGACCACGTTTGGCTGGAAAAGAAAATGCCCTCAAAATCTAGCTCGTAAAAGAGCTGCTTTGTTTGACGAGAGCAATCAAATACCGAATGAAGATGATAATGAACCATTCGAAGAGGACTGGCGTGTCCTTTTAGTTAAAAGAGGAGTTCTGGGTATTGAGGATAGTGTTTTAAAAAGTAAGCGACTTCAAGATGAAGGCGTAGCGCTCGCCGAGCAACAAAG GTACTGGGAAGCAATTTCAAGATGGAATGAAGCGATATCGTTAAcaccaaaaaatgaaaagctttATGAAATGAAGTCACAG GTACTCTTGGAACTTCATGAGTTATTTCCTGCCATACAAGCAGCAGAGAAAGCAGTCTCACTTAACCCTCATTGGTTTGTGGCACATCAAACTCTTGGCCGGGCACAGATGGGATTTGGTGATACTGAAATG GGTGTGAAGAGCTTCTCAAGAGCTGTTCATCTGCAGCCTGATGATTTAGAG ATGTGGACAGAGGACCTCCACTGGGCCTGGAAACTGAGAGATCAAAAGAGACaacaagacaaagaaaaattgGACTCTATAAGTACACAACATAGCAAAGAACTTTCGGAATTATATGCCGCAGATCTTGATACTGAAACAGAGAAAGAtgaatttgtaaaaaaacaaacagcatCAAGGAAGAATCTCTAA